A genomic segment from Saimiri boliviensis isolate mSaiBol1 chromosome 14, mSaiBol1.pri, whole genome shotgun sequence encodes:
- the YOD1 gene encoding ubiquitin thioesterase OTU1: MFGPAKGRHFGVHPAPGCPGGVSQPAAGTKAGPAGVWPVGSRTDTMWRLRCKAKDGTHVLQGLSSRTRVRELQGQIAAITGIAPGGQRILVGYPPECLDLSNGDTILEDLPIQSGDMLIVEEDQTRPKSSPSLNKHGASSYIRETLPVLARTVVPADNSCLFTSVYYVVEGGVLNPACAPEMRRLIAQIVASDPDFYSEAILGKTNQEYCDWIKRDDTWGGAIEISILSKFYQCEICVVDTQTVRIDRFGEDAGYTKRVLLIYDGIHYDPLQRNFPDPDTPPLTIFSSNDDIVLVQALELADEARKRRQFTDVNRFTLRCMVCQKGLTGQAEAREHAKETGHTNFGEV; encoded by the exons ATGTTTGGCCCCGCTAAAGGTCGCCATTTTGGAGTCCACCCGGCGCCTGGTTGTCCCGGCGGCGTCTCTCAACCTGCTGCCGGGACCAAAGCTGGCCCCGCGGGTGTCTGGCCTGTGGGCAGCCGGACCGACACGATGTGGCGGCTCCGCTGCAAGGCCAAGGACGGCACCCATGTTTTGCAGGGGCTGTCCAGCCGGACCCGGGTGCGGGAACTCCAGGGCCAAATTGCCGCCATCACCGGGATCGCCCCCGGCGGTCAGCGAATCCTAGTCGGATACCCTCCCGAGTGCCTGGATCTCAGCAATGGGGATACCATTCTGGAGGACTTGCCCATCCAATCTG gtgaCATGCTGATCGTTGAAGAAGACCAAACCAGGCCCAAAAGTTCACCTTCACTTAATAAACATGGTGCTTCTAGTTACATCAGGGAAACTTTGCCCGTGCTTGCCAGAACCGTGGTCCCAGCAGACAACTCTTGCCTCTTTACCAGTGTGTACTATGTCGTTGAAGGAGGAGTCTTGAATCCAGCTTGTGCCCCTGAGATGAGACGCCTCATAGCACAAATTGTAGCAAGTGATCCAGACTTCTATAGTGAGGCAATACTGGGAAAAACAAATCAAGAGTACTGTGACTGGATCAAAAGGGATGACACTTGGGGAGGCGCAATAGAGATATCAATTTTATCCAAGTTTTACCAGTGTGAAATATGTGTAGTGGATACACAGACAGTAAGAATTGATCGTTTTGGGGAAGATGCAGGATATACCAAAAGGGTTCTGCTTATTTATGATGGCATCCACTATGATCCACTTCAGCGTAACTTCCCTGATCCAGACACACCTCCTCTGACCATTTTCTCCTCTAATGATGATATTGTTCTCGTACAAGCACTGGAATTAGCAGATGAAGCTAGAAAAAGGAGACAGTTTACTGATGTCAACCGCTTCACCCTGAGATGCATGGTATGTCAGAAAGGATTAACTGGACAAGCAGAAGCAAGGGAACATGCCAAGGAGACAGGCCATACCAACTTTGGAGAAGTGTGA